The following coding sequences are from one Corticium candelabrum chromosome 3 unlocalized genomic scaffold, ooCorCand1.1 SUPER_3_unloc_1, whole genome shotgun sequence window:
- the LOC134197867 gene encoding uncharacterized protein LOC134197867 isoform X1, translating to MLYKHLNFHLFVFRVSIVVAFLESVASEQTVLCPTDDSKVVLPYEKTITLYSLAGTNMEILARKFPINEKSNKFVDSQNYSWTVNAFGTNFTYQWQKAVKASHGNTYPTIFKAFYKKLKVIGIKKEYDGVRLRYTVVLPNSTNLHSKTATLRVGGLPTISEQSTVILSESNSRVKACFNVTGSPKPSLKIDQQANKIVDSSVEIADNCVYFVPENVKNAETIIVAAENCFGQSYATINVSKFQSTLDSQTIKSHTPHVSNANANGTLKPSESSPVSSYLISATTQSTIEVKNKTSSGFPIWASAIIAIFSIAALILVVFLIIRYVRKKRLSRAASQESKDDDLMDSEPTVYAIPMKKRAVVSPFIKESAAVTAEQQPSMILANQNALDSSSTNQTETLLYSNLSQAETNTASQGVKLDESELLCEEDAQAMYATPVKTTTPNSQPEIEHDNTLTVTQQSSQEGYDVAAPHITHSNARSPNTRHKDSAAMSSTLEYAELQLGNNPVGPAVPSAATVTYASIQT from the exons ATGCTCTACAAACACTTGAACTttcatctatttgtctttcgGGTATCTATTGTTGTCGCTTTTTTGGAGTCAGTTGCTAGTGAGCAAACAGTACTTTGTCCAACTGATGATAGCAAAG TTGTCTTGCCGTACGAGAAAACTATTACGCTATACAGTCTTGCTGGAACAAATATGGAAATCTTAGCACGTAAATTTCCAATAAACGAAAAGTCAAACAAGTTTGTAGATTCTCAGAATTACAGTTGGACCGTCAATGCTTTTGGAACTAACTTTACCTATCAGTGGCAAAAAGCAGTCAAAGCGTCACACGGAAATACATATCCGACAATCTTCAAGGCGTTTTACAAAAAGCTCAAAGTAATTGGTATTAAAAAGGAATACGATGGTGTGCGCCTAAGATATACAGTTGTGCTACCTAATTCTACGAACTTACATTCAAAAACGGCGACTTTACGTGTCGGTG GTCTTCCCACAATATCAGAACAATCTACCGTTATTCTGAGTGAATCCAATTCTCGTGTAAAAGCTTGTTTTAATGTTACTGGTAGTCCCAAGCCTTCTCTGAAAATTGATCAACAAGCCAACAAAATAGTCGACAGTTCTGTTGAAATAGCCGACAACTGCGTCTACTTCGTGCCTGAAAACGTCAAAAATGCCGAAACAATTATCGTGGCAGCAGAAAACTGTTTTGGACAATCATATGCTACCATTAATGTTTCAAAATTTCAAA GCACTCTAGATTCTCAAACCATTAAATCACATACTCCACATGTTAGTAATGCCAATGCAAACGGTACCCTCAAACCGTCAGAATCCTCTCCTGTTTCTTCATACTTAATCAGTGCAACAACACAAAGCACTATAGAAGTAAAGAACAAGACTTCATCAG GATTTCCAATTTGGGCATCTGCAATTATTGCCATTTTTAGTATTGCAGCGCTAATACTTGTTGTCTTTCTCATCATACGTTACGTTAGAA AAAAACGACTATCAAGAGCAGCAAGTCAAGAATCAAA GGACGATGACTTGATGGATTCAGAACCAACTGTGTATGCAATACCAATGAAGAAGCGAGCGGTGGTATCACCTTTCATTAAAGAGTCTGCAGCTGTAACAGCAGAACAACAGCCTTCAATGATCCTAGCAAACCAGAATGCATTAGACTCTTCATCAACTAACCAAACCGAAACTCTTCTTTACTCGAATTTGTCTCAAGCTGAGACCAACACGGCCTCTCAG GGCGTCAAGCTTGACGAGTCTGAGTTACTATGCGAGGAAGATGCACAAGCAATGTATGCCACACCAGTAAAGACTACAACGCCAAATTCACAGCCCGAAATCGAGCACGACAATACGTTAACAGTTACGCAGCAATCGAGCCAGGAAGGCTACGACGTGGCAGCTCCTCACATTACTCATTCGAATGCCCGTTCTCCAAATACGAGACACAAAGACAGCGCCGCAATGTCGTCG ACTTTGGAGTATGCTGAGTTGCAGTTAGGAAACAACCCGGTGGGCCCTGCAGTTCCATCTGCTGCTACTGTC
- the LOC134197867 gene encoding uncharacterized protein LOC134197867 isoform X2, translated as MLYKHLNFHLFVFRVSIVVAFLESVASEQTVLCPTDDSKGLPTISEQSTVILSESNSRVKACFNVTGSPKPSLKIDQQANKIVDSSVEIADNCVYFVPENVKNAETIIVAAENCFGQSYATINVSKFQSTLDSQTIKSHTPHVSNANANGTLKPSESSPVSSYLISATTQSTIEVKNKTSSGFPIWASAIIAIFSIAALILVVFLIIRYVRKKRLSRAASQESKDDDLMDSEPTVYAIPMKKRAVVSPFIKESAAVTAEQQPSMILANQNALDSSSTNQTETLLYSNLSQAETNTASQGVKLDESELLCEEDAQAMYATPVKTTTPNSQPEIEHDNTLTVTQQSSQEGYDVAAPHITHSNARSPNTRHKDSAAMSSTLEYAELQLGNNPVGPAVPSAATVTYASIQT; from the exons ATGCTCTACAAACACTTGAACTttcatctatttgtctttcgGGTATCTATTGTTGTCGCTTTTTTGGAGTCAGTTGCTAGTGAGCAAACAGTACTTTGTCCAACTGATGATAGCAAAG GTCTTCCCACAATATCAGAACAATCTACCGTTATTCTGAGTGAATCCAATTCTCGTGTAAAAGCTTGTTTTAATGTTACTGGTAGTCCCAAGCCTTCTCTGAAAATTGATCAACAAGCCAACAAAATAGTCGACAGTTCTGTTGAAATAGCCGACAACTGCGTCTACTTCGTGCCTGAAAACGTCAAAAATGCCGAAACAATTATCGTGGCAGCAGAAAACTGTTTTGGACAATCATATGCTACCATTAATGTTTCAAAATTTCAAA GCACTCTAGATTCTCAAACCATTAAATCACATACTCCACATGTTAGTAATGCCAATGCAAACGGTACCCTCAAACCGTCAGAATCCTCTCCTGTTTCTTCATACTTAATCAGTGCAACAACACAAAGCACTATAGAAGTAAAGAACAAGACTTCATCAG GATTTCCAATTTGGGCATCTGCAATTATTGCCATTTTTAGTATTGCAGCGCTAATACTTGTTGTCTTTCTCATCATACGTTACGTTAGAA AAAAACGACTATCAAGAGCAGCAAGTCAAGAATCAAA GGACGATGACTTGATGGATTCAGAACCAACTGTGTATGCAATACCAATGAAGAAGCGAGCGGTGGTATCACCTTTCATTAAAGAGTCTGCAGCTGTAACAGCAGAACAACAGCCTTCAATGATCCTAGCAAACCAGAATGCATTAGACTCTTCATCAACTAACCAAACCGAAACTCTTCTTTACTCGAATTTGTCTCAAGCTGAGACCAACACGGCCTCTCAG GGCGTCAAGCTTGACGAGTCTGAGTTACTATGCGAGGAAGATGCACAAGCAATGTATGCCACACCAGTAAAGACTACAACGCCAAATTCACAGCCCGAAATCGAGCACGACAATACGTTAACAGTTACGCAGCAATCGAGCCAGGAAGGCTACGACGTGGCAGCTCCTCACATTACTCATTCGAATGCCCGTTCTCCAAATACGAGACACAAAGACAGCGCCGCAATGTCGTCG ACTTTGGAGTATGCTGAGTTGCAGTTAGGAAACAACCCGGTGGGCCCTGCAGTTCCATCTGCTGCTACTGTC